The nucleotide sequence CAGGCGCCGTAGCGAGCGCGAAGAGAGCGAGGGCGAGCGAGGCGCGCTGCAGGCGAGAAGCCAGGGGCGCCGGGAGTAGCAGTCGGGTCATGAGAGAGAAGGTGGGGGTGGGAAGACTGAGTCAAGGTACAGGCTACGAAAACCTTTTCAAAGTGTTTTCTGAAGCGCTTCCAGGATGAGGCCTCCAACGCTCTCATTCCCACCCCAGGATCCGCCGTTCCGTAGGCAGGGGATCAGGAAACGCCCCGTTCTGCCGACCTGGGGCGGTCACAGACGCCCCAGCGTCGGCGTCGTCAGACGGACACCGGCGTCGCCGTTGACGCCCGGACCACCAGATCGACGGGCACCACCTGATGGTCGAAGTCGCCTTCGGGCAGCTCGCCATTGAGACGAGCGACGAGCCGCCCCACCGCCCGCGCTCCGATCTCGCCGATCGAGACGCGCGCCGTCGTCAGGGGCGGGACGCCGTACTTGGCGCTCATCAACCCGTCGAACCCGGCAACCGCGATCTCGTCCGGGACCGCGATCCCGAGCGTATGGAGCGCGCTCACGACGCCCATCGCGCAGTAGTCGTTTGCCGCCAGGATGGCGGTCGGGCGCACTGTGCTGGCCACGATCGCCTCGGCCGCGACGAATCCATCCTTCCGGTCGTAGCCGCCCTCGAACTCCAGTTCGTCGGTGTCCTCGATCCCTGCAGCGGCCATCGCATCCCGGTACCCGCGGGCGCGCTCTTTCGCATCGCCCGCCGTCTGAGGCCCGAGGACCAGCGCGATCTTGCGATGCCCCTGATCGAGGAGGTGCTGGGTCAGCGCGCGCGACCCGCCGTAGTTGTCGAAGTTGAACACGTCGGCGGGGAGGCCCTCGGCGTAGGTGTTGATGAACACCACCGGCGCGCCCGTGTGAAGGATCGACGCCGCGGCAGGCGCGTCGAGCTCCGGCGCCATGACGATCAGCCCATCGACCCGCTTGTCGAGAAACTGCATGGCCTTCTGGAACTCGGCCTCGTGGCGGTGCGACGTCGAAATGACGAGGATGAGTTCGTTCTCCCGCGCGGCCTCGTCGAGCGTGTTCAGCAACTCGGAGAAGAACTCCCCGTGGACCGACGGCAGGAGCACGCCGAGGGCGCCGGTCTTCTTGTTGAGCAGGCTGAGAGCCGCCGGATTGGGTGAGTAGCCCAGGTCCCGGGCTGCTTCGAGAACGAGGAGGCGCTTGTCCTCGCGGACCTTGCACGTGTTGTTGAGCACACGCGACACGGTCGCGATCGACACGCCCGCACGGCGCGCGACATCATGGATGGTGACACTCATGGGGCTCTCACTGCATCGGGGGGCCGGAAGATACCCGTGGCTCCGTGCTCGCCGAAAAGCTTTTCGCTACGTGCTCGCCGGGTACACCTTCACCGACTCGTAGCGCCTCAGTTGCACCGAGCCTGCCTTCGCGCCGCGCGGCTTGGTCACGTCACACGCACGGCAGACGTGGACGTCCACCTTGCCGGTCGCGTTCTTGGCCTTGGAGTGGCGGACGGCCAGCTCGGCGGCCTTCTTCACGACCCACCGCGGCACCTCCTCCCCCTCCGGCGTCCGCACGACAACGTGGCTACCGGGCGTGCCCCCGCCCACGTGGAGCCAGACGTCGTTGGGCCGGGCCACCTTGAACGTGAGCCGGTCGTTGTCGCGCGCCGTCTTGCCGACGAGCACCTCGTAGCCGTCGATATCGTGCGTGTCGTACTCGGCGAAGACGGGTTCCTTGCGGGCCATGGCGGTGGGATCTTGCGGCTCCGAAACCTAGCCCCGTGCGCACGCTCCTGACGCGAGACCCCGACGAAGCCGCCGCCGTGCTCCGGCGCGGAGGGCTGTGCGTGCTGCCCACAGAGACGGTCTACGGGCTCGCCGCGCTCGCCTACGACGCCGACGCGGTGCGGCGCGTGTTCGAGGCCAAGGGGCGGCCGTCGGACAACCCCCTCATCGTCCACCTCGGAGAGGCCGCCGAGGCGGACGAGGTAGCGCACGTCACCGCCCTCGGGGGGGACCTGCTCCGCGCCTTCGCGCCGGGACCGCTGACCGTGGTCCTGCCTGCGCGCCCGGGCCTGCCGCCTGCCGTCACGGCTGGGCTCGGCACCGTCGCCGTGCGCGTGCCCTTGGCGCCGCTGGCGCGCGCCGTGCTGCGGTCGACCGGCCCCCTGGTCGCCCCATCAGCCAACCGGAGCGGACGTCCGAGTCCGACGACCTGGGCGGCGGCGGCCGAGGACCTCGACGGGCGGGTCGATGCCATCCTGCAGGGTCCGCCGACGACCGTCGGGCTGGAATCGACCGTGGTCGACGCCACGGGCGACGTGCCGCTGGTGTTGCGACCGGGGGCCGTGACGCTGGACGCTCTCGAGGCGCAGTTTCCGGCGTCTCGCGCTGTCGCCGCCGAGGCAGAGCAGACGCGCCGTTCACCCGGCACCCGGCACCGCCACTACGCACCGCGGGCTCAGGTGCACCTCGTCGCACCAGGCGATGCCTCTCCGTCGGGCGACGCCGCCTGGATCGGCCTCTCCCCTCCCCCGTCCGGCTATGCGCTCGCCACGGTCTGCCCCGACGTGGAGGCCTACGCGCGCCAGTTGTTCGACGCGTTCCGCCGTGCCGATGCCGCCCAGCTCTCCCGCATCGACGCCGAGGCGGTGCCGGAGGTCGGCCTGGGGGTCGCCGTCATGGACCGGCTCCGACGGGCCGCAGCGGGCTGAATGCCGGGGAGCACACGGGCGTCCGCCTCGCCGTTCATGGAGAGGCACCTCCCCCGAAACCACGTCTCACCCGCTAGCCGCCTACGACGCCGCGGCCGACGTACATGAGGATGAAGAGCACCAGCCAGACGAGGTTGCCGATGCCGAGGCCCGCCGCGAGTCGCTTCCGGCCGGACTCCGCCTCCGGCGTCCCGACCCCCGCGACCAGCTTGTTCCACCCCGTCCGGATGAGCAGCAGTTGCACGGCGACCAGGATCAGCCCGAGCGTCAGAGCGGTGTGGTAGGGCCACGTGTTGTACTGGGCCTCGAAGCCGAGCTGCATGCCGAGCGTCCAGTTGGCGACCGCGAACCCGTAGAACAGGACCGCGGACCCGTTCATCGCGCCGACCACCTTGCCCCCCTCAGCCGCTCCGGGCCTCATGGCGCTGCGCACCAGCGCCGGGAGCGCGGACGCCATGCCGAACCACGCGGCGGCGAACAGCACGTGCAGGGCGAGGACGACGGTGTGAACGAGGGGAAGCATGGTCCGAGGGGTGAGGTCCCCAAAGCTACGGTGTCGCGTCGCGCTTCACGACCGCGTCTACCTCCACCTCGACGAGCAAGTCCGGCGCGATGAGCGCCGAGACCGCCAGCATCGTCGCCGCGGGTGGGTGAGCGCCGAACGCCTCCGCGTGGGCTCGCCCGACCGCCTCCGCGTCGGCCATGTCGACCACGAACATGCGGGTGCGAATCACATCCTCGGGGCGACCGCCCAATTCGGCCAGTGCGTCCAGGGCGATGCGGAAGGCCGCCGATGCCTGGACGTACGCGTCCGGCCCAGGCGCCGTCGTCCCGGCCACCGCGATCACGTCCCCGAGGCGAACGGCTCGGCGGTAGCCATACACCGCTTCCCACTCTGCGCCACTCGTGACCGTCCGGCGGCTCACAGCGGGATCACGATCCGGACCGGCTGGGCCGCGGCCTCGTCCCCGAACACGTCCGGCATCAGGAAGTGGACCGCCGCGCCCGTCGCCATGCCGATGGCCGCTCCCGCCAGCACGTCGCTCGGGTAGTGGACCCCGTGCCAGACGCGCGCCACGCCCATCGTGCCCGCCCATGCCGCCGCCGGCAGGACCACGTACCACTCGGGGTAGCTCAGGCTGACCGACGTCGCGATCACGAAGGCCGTCGAGGTGTGACCGGAGGGAAACGAGTGCGGGTCGAACACCTCGTCGCCCTGGTGGCCGCGGTCGCGCGCCGAGACCCCCTCCACCGCGACGTAGGGCCGGGGCCGGTTGATGAGGTTCTTCAGGGCGAACGTCACCCCGAAGTTGGCCGCCTGCGCGACGGTCAGCCGGAGGGCCGGATCGAGATCGGCGTCGGCCAGGGCAGCCCCGGCCCAGAGCGCGGGCGCCGCGCCGAAGTAGACCGGATAGGCCGTCTCGTTCACGACGCGGAGCGGCACCACCACGGCCGGGTTCTCCCACGCGTACACGGACAGGAGCAGCCCCACTTCGTACGGCTCGGTCTTGGGCGGCAGCGCCGTCGTGTCGACGGCAGCAGGCTGGGCCGCCAGAGGAGCGGTGAGGGTGAGGGCGATCAGAGACAGGACGAGACGCATGCCGCAAGCTATCCCGCCCCTGCGCGGACGTTCCCCCAAACGCGAGACGCCGCCCAGGCGAACCCAGGCGGCGTCTATGGAATGACGAGTCGAGAGGCTACGCGTCGACGAGTTCGTCCTCCTCGACCGAAGTCTCGGGGGCTTCCGGAGCCGGCGCGTCGGGGTCGGGCATCATGCCCAGCGCGATCTTGACCGCCTGCTTGACGGCCTCGCGGCGGTCGTCGTTGGTCTTCAGCCACTCCTTGGTGGCCTCGCGACCCTGGCCGATGCGCTCCTCGCCATACGAGTACCACGAGCCCGACTTCTGGATCACGTCGTGCTCCAGCCCGAGGTCGATCAGCTCGCCGAGGCTGGAGACGCCCTCGCCGTAGATGATGTCGAACTCGGCCTGCCGGAACGGCGGCGCCACCTTGTTCTTCACGATCTTGACGCGCGTCCGGTTGCCCGTCACCTCCTGGCCGTCCTTGATGGCGCCGATGCGGCGGATGTCCATACGGACCGACGCGTAGAACTTGAGCGCGCGGCCACCGGCAGTCGTCTCGGGGCTGCCAAACATGACGCCGATCTTCATCCGGATCTGGTTGATGAAGATCAGGATCGTGTTGGTCCGCTTGATGGTGCCGGTGATCTTGCGGAGCGCCTGGCTCATGAGCCGGGCCTGGATGCCGACGTGGCTGGCGCCCATCTCGCCCTCGATCTCAGCCTTCGGCACGAGCGCGGCGACGGAGTCGATCACGACCACGTCGATGGCGCCGGAGCGGACCAGCATGTCGCAGATCTCGAGCGCCTGCTCGCCGGTGTCCGGCTGAGACATCAGGAGGTCGTCCGTGTTGACGCCCAGCTTCTCAGCATAGGTCGGGTCGAAGGCGTGCTCGGCGTCGATGAAGGCGCAGGTGCCACCGAGCTTCTGCGCCTCGGCGATGATCTGGGTCGCCAGCGTCGTCTTGCCGGACGACTCGGGGCCGTAGATCTCGATGATGCGGCCGCGGGGCACGCCGCCGATGCCGAGCGCGTGGTCGAGCGTCAGCGAGCCCGTCGAGATGGCGTCCATCTCGACCGGCGGGGCGTCGCCCATCTTCATGACGGCGCCTTTGCCGAATTGCTTGTCGATCTGCTTCATGGCCAGGTCGAGGGCTTTCGACTTGGCCGCAGCGTCGGCGGGAATGGTTGCGGGAGACTTCGCCATGAGGGCAGGGCTCCGAAGAGCAGCTGTTGAATGAGTGGAGGGCCGAGGTTGTGGCCCCTCAGGCAGGGGGAACGCGACAGGGTACCGCCTCCAGGGTGACACCATCGTGTCACGTCCCGATGACCTTTAGACCGCCGTGAAGGACAGACGTAACCTCGGCCGCCCGGAAAAGTTGAGGAGGCTCCGAACTACGCGCCTCGAAGCAGCTGACGCCGGACGAGGTTGAGCACGGCTGTCACGGAAAGGGCGATGTTGGTCGCCCGGTCCGGCGTGAACTGCAGGCAGACGGCGCGCGTCGAGACGCCGTCGTCGTAGGCGAGCCACACCGTCCCGACGGGCTTTTCGGGCGTTCCGCCGCCGGGTCCCGCGATGCCGGTCGTGGAGACCCCGATGTCGGCGCCGAACCGCGTGCGGGCCCCTGCGGCCATGGCGAGCGCGACGGCCTCGCTGACCGCTCCCTCCACCTCGATCAGGTCGGCGGGGACGCCGAGGAGGTCGGTCTTGGCTTCGTTGCTGTAGGCGATCACGCCTCCCTGGAACACACCGCTCGCACCGGGAACCTCCGTGACGCGGCTGGCGATGGCCCCGCCGGTGCAGCTCTCGGCGACGGCCAGCCGCAGCCCGCGCTCCCGCAGCGCCTCGTTGACGACCGCCGCTAGCGTCGTCCGCTCCTCCCCGTAGACGAGCGTTCCGAGTCCGTCGCGAACGGCATCCGTGGCCGCGTCGAGAGCGTGTTGGGCGGCTTCCCGGTCGGCCCCACGAGCCGTGATCCGGAGGCGCACTTCACCGAGGCCGGGGAGGTAGGCCAGCGTCAGCCCCTCGGGGAGTCCCTCGACCTGCTCGCCGATCATGGCTGCGAGGTCGCTCTCCCCCTTCCCCGCCGTCAGCAGCGTCCGCGAGAGCACAACGGCGTCCTGGAGCGCCGCCAGCCGCGGCAGCACGGCTTCTTCGGCGAGCACCTTCATCTCGTGCGGGACGCCGGGCATCATCGCCACGATCTGGCGGCGGCCGTCGTCGAGGTCGCGCGTGCCCCAGAGGCCGGGCGCGCTGCCCTTGGGGTTGTGGAGCGGCTCGAACCCGTCCGGCACCTCGGCCATGAGGCGCCCGACGGCGGGCATCGTCCGCCCGCGGGCCGCGTAGCGATTCTCGATCCAGGTCAGCACGTCCGGGCGAACGGTGACACCGACGCCGAACGCGCGCGCCACGGCCTCCTTCGTGACGTCGTCGTGCGTTGGGCCGAGGCCGCCGGTGACGACGATGAGAGCCGCCCCATCGTCGGTGGCTCGGTCGATGGCAGTCACGATGGCGTCCACGTCGTCGCGCACTGTCTCGCTGCGGAGCACGTCCACGCCGACCTCGGCGAGGCGCTCGCCCAACCAGGCGGCGTTCGTGTTGACGATCTGGCCGAGGAGGATCTCGTCGCCGACGGTGAGGAGGAGACCGGTCATGGTGCGGAGCGATGCAAAAGGGAGGGAAGCCACTGGGCACCTCCTCAACCCCTCTGTGCCGTCGTGGTGCCGGGGCCCCCGATGACCGCCTCACCCCACGCGCTCCGGAATCTGAAGTCGGCGCGCGACCGCGGCCGCAGCGTCGGCCGCGGTCTCCTCCGAGGGGCTGAACTGATGCGTGAGCGGCACCGTCTCGCCCGAGCCGAGCCGCAGCACCACCCGGTACGTCGAGTCTCCGTCGCTGTCGGCCATCTCCTCGACGAACACCGAGCCGATGTCGCTCGGCACGAAAAACCGACTCCGAGCCGGTCGGAGCCCGCCCCGCTCGGTCCACTCGACGCCCCGGCGGCGGACGACGGCACGCGACCAGCGACTCGCACAGAGGAACAGCCCGGCACCGAGATGCGAGGCACCGATGAGGGCCAGGAGGAGGCGAGGCCCCGCGCCCGCCTCGTCGAGCCCACCGCCGCCGCCCAGCGCTGCCCAGAGCGCGAAACTTCCGGTACAGACGAACACGCTTCCGAAGACCCGCACGCACCCGATCGCGTCGACGACACGGTCTTCTCGGTGGGTGGAGACGTGACGGATCATCGAGGGGGAGTCGGTCCGGTTCGGGTATCGACCACCAGTGCGCCCCCTGAAGGCCTACCCCGCCCCGCCACGGGCTACGCTCCACGCGGCCGGGTCGTCGCGCCAATCGCGGAGGACCGCCCAGGCGTCGGGGCCGAGGGCGCCGGTCTCCTGCGCGGCTCGCGCGAGGGCGGCGAAGTCCGTCAGCGTCACCAGCGGCACGCCCGCAGTACCGAAGGCCTGGTCCGCCTCGGCGAAGCCGTAGGAGAACACGGCGAGCACGGCCGCCACCTCCGCGCCCGCCTCCCGGAGCGCCTCGGCGGCGCTGAGGACCGAGCCACCGGTCGAAACGAGATCCTCCACCAGGACGACCTGTTGCCCGGCCTCGACCCGCCCCTCGATCCGGTTTTGGCGCCCGTGCCCCTTGGCCGCGCCCCGGACATAGCTGAACGGTAGGCGTGCGCGGTCGGCCAGCAGCGCGCCGTGTGGGATCCCTGCCGTCGCTGTGCCCGACACCGCGTCCACGTGCCCGCCGAGGGCCTGCAGAGCGCCGAGGAACGCCTTCGCGACCCGGTCGCGGACGTCCGGCACCGACAGCAGCAGCCGGTTGTCGGTGTAGACCGGCGAGAGGCGGCCCGAGGCCCACGTGAACGGCGCGTCGGGGCGGAGCGACACCGCGCCGACCGCGAGCAGGTCGCGGGCGATGGCGTCGGCAGGAGTCATCGAGGCGGGCGAGGTCCTCACGTGGACGTCGGCGAGCGGAAGTAGAGGACGCCGGTGTAGACCGTCACGGCGGCGGTCACGACCAGGAAGACGAGGGCGGCCGGAGACACGAGGGCAGCGGAGAGAAACTGCCCGAGCGCCCCGAGCGCGCCGCCCATCGCTTCCAAGTGGCGCCCGGCGAGAAACACAAACGCGGTGATCAGAAACGTAAGCTGCCAGGCCGTCTTCCACTTGGCAGCCGTGGACGTGGCGAGCGATCGCCCCTGGCGCTCGTACACGGTCCGCAGCACCGTCACCGCCACGTCCCGCGCTGCGATGGCGCCGATGGCGAGCCACGGCAGCCACGCGCCCGCCGGCGCCGTCAGCCCTGTGCCGATCGGCTCCAGAAACGGGATCAGGAAGAAGGCGCCGAGCACCAGCACCTTGTCGGCGAGGGGGTCCAGAAACTGCCCGAGGCGGGAGGAAACGCCGTACTCGCGCGCCAGCCGCCCGTCCAGCCAGTCGGTGATGGCCGCCAGGATGAACAGCACCGCACCGGCCAGCTGTCCCCAGACGGTGCCGGTCCAGAGCAGGTACAGGCACACCGGGGCCGCGATGATGCGGCCAACGGTGAGGGCATTCGGGACGTGCTTCATCGCGGGGAGCACCCGGAAACGGGGGGGTACCGGAAGATACCCTCCCGGCGAGCGCGCTTGAGGAATCCTCGAACGCGCCTGCCATAACGGCAATCGAGACGCTCTGGCACGCGCCTTGTCGAGGTACGGGGGTGGCGTCGCAGGCCTGACGCTTAGACAGTCCGCCCGGTGCGGATCCTCCTCCGCGAGCCTGCGTAGCCACACCAATACCATTCGACCGGGCCGCTCGCTGGCCTTCACCAACAGACTTTACTACTCGACCCCAATGGGCAAGATCATCGGCATCGACCTCGGCACGACCAACTCCGTCGTGGCCGTCATGGAGGGCAACGAACCTGTCGTCGTCCCCAACGCGGAAGGCGGGCGGACGACCCCCTCCGTCGTCGCGTTCAAGAAAGACGGCGAGCGGCTCGTCGGCGCGCCGGCCAAGCGGCAGGCCATCACCAACCCGACCAACACCATCGCCTCGGTGAAGCGGTTCATGGGGCGGCAGTTTGCGGAGGTCTCCGAGGAGATGAAGACCGTGCCGTACGCCGTCACCAAGGGCGACGGCGGCGTGGCCCGCATCGAGGTGGACGCCGCAGGCGACACCAAGCTCTACACGCCGCAGGAGGTCTCGGCGATGGTCCTCGGCAAGCTCAAGCAGACCGCCGAGGACTACCTCGGCGAGCGCGTCACCGAGGCGGTCATCACCGTTCCGGCCTACTTCAACGATGCCCAGCGCAAGGCCACCAAGGAGGCGGGCCAGATCGCGGGCCTGGAGGTCAAGCGCATCCTGAACGAGCCCACCGCCGCCGCGCTGGCGTACGGCCTCGACAAGAAGCAGGAGGACGAGGTCATCGCGGTCTACGACCTCGGCGGCGGCACCTACGACATCTCGATCCTGGAGCTCGGCGACGGCGTCTTCGAGGTCAAGTCCACCAACGGCGACACGCACCTCGGCGGCGACGACTTCGACCAGCGCCTCATCGACTGGATCGCGGACGAGTTCAAGCGGACCGACGACGTGGACCTGCGGACCGACCCGATGGCTCTCCAGCGCCTCAAGGAGGCCGCGGAGAAGGCCAAGATCGAGCTCTCGGCCGCCTCCCAGACGACCATCAACCTGCCGTTCATCACGGCCACTCAGGAGGGTCCGAAGCACCTCACGCTGGACCTGACGCGCGCCAAGTTCGAGCAGCTCGTCGACGACCTCGTGCGCCGTACCATCCCCCCGATGGAGAAGGCCCTCGCGGATGCCGGGCTCACCAAGACCCAGGTGGACGAGATCATCCTCGTGGGCGGCTCCTCGCGCATCCCCAGGATTCAGGAGGTCGTCAAGGAGTTCTTCGGCAAGGCGCCCAACAAGTCGGTCAACCCGGACGAGGTCGTCGCCGTGGGCGCGGCCATCCAGGGCGGCGTCCTCTCGGGCGACGTGACGGACGTGCTGCTGCTCGACGTGACCCCGCTCAACCTGGGCATCGAGACCCTCGGCGGCGTCATGACGGCGCTCATCCCGGCCAACACGACCATCCCGACGCGCAAGTCGGAGACGTTCTCGACGGCCTCGGACAACCAGCCGTCGGTCGAGATCCACGTGCTCCAGGGCGACCGCGCCATGTCGGTCGACAACCGCACCATCGGCCGCTTCCACCTCGACGGCATTCCGCCCGCCCCGCGCGGCCTGCCCCAGATCGAGGTCACGTTCGACATCGACGCCGACGGCATCCTGTCGGTCTCGGCCAAGGACAAGGCGACCGGCAAGGAGCAGTCGATCCGCATCGAGGCGTCGTCGGGCCTCTCGGAGCAGGAGATCGAGGCCATGCGCCGCGCCGCCCGTGAGCACGCCTCCGAGGACGCGCAGCGCAAGGAGTCGATCGACAAGCTCAACCAGGCCGACAGCCTGATCTTCTCGACCGAGAAGAACCTCGCCGAGTACGGCGACAAGATCCCGGCGGAGAAGAAGGCGGCCATCGAGGCCGGTGTGGAGCGTCTCAAGGAGGTCCACAAGAACCAGGACCTCGATCAGCTGGACTCGGCCATCGAGCAGCTCAACACGGCGTGGAGCGCGGCCTCGGAGGACCTCTACCGGGCCCAGCAGGCGGAGGCTGAAGCGGGCGGCGCGCAGGCAGCCGCCGACGCGCAGGCCAATGGCGGCGCCACGCCGGCCGCCGAGGAGGCGGACTTCGAGGTCGTCGACGAGGGGGACACGAACTAGGCTTCGCCTCGCCTCACTGGCGGCGCGCTGCCAGCCAGGATCGCACCGCCCCGGTGGCTTCGGCTGCCGGGGCGGTCTCGTGATGGCCCGTCCGGGCCGAGGCCGTGTGGGGTTGGGTGACACTCCAATCACAGAATTCTGGTGTCAGGGCTACACCCCTTTCCCGCCCATCATGCTCTTGAGCCGATTCGTCGTCCTCCTCTCTCTCACGTGCTCCCTGACTGCCTGCTCTGTGAGCGCCCTTGGAGACATCGCAAGCATGGCTGGGGTGGGAGGCCCTTCCGGGAATGGCCCAGAGGGGCCGGTGTCGCCGCCTGCACTCACCGGCTCCGCCTCGGCCTGCCACCAGGGCACCTGGGCACTCGTCCCTGAGTCCGCGTGGAGTGCCGATAACCTCCAGCGCATGGGGCTGGGAAGCGATGAGTACGAGTACGTCGGCTCCGAGGGCGATGCGTGGCTGACGCTTCAGCCGGACGGGACGTACCAGTGGTCGCTCAACCGGTTCGCGGTGACGCTCCGGAGTTCTGCCGCGAGCCCGTCGTCGCCGACCGATGTCACAGTCCACCTTCACGGCATGCTGTACGGAACCGCTGAGCCGTCCGGTCGAACCGTGCTCGAGATGCACCATGCCGCTCCCGGCACTCCGCCCCTGGCGCTGACAGCCTACGCGCAGGTCACAGGCGGGCCAGCGCCGCTCGGCCGGATCAACCTCAACGCGGGCCGCCTCCTGGGCGCCAATCAGTGGACTGCCGACGTGTCGTGCTCGACGTCCACCCTCTCACTGTCTTCCCGAGACGACGAGACCGGAGCTCTTCAGAACGCTCGCTACACACGCGTGCGCTAGCTCCGCGAGGCCACCGATGGCGCGGCTCCCGACCGCCATGCCGCTGCGCT is from Rubrivirga sp. SAORIC476 and encodes:
- the recA gene encoding recombinase RecA; the encoded protein is MAKSPATIPADAAAKSKALDLAMKQIDKQFGKGAVMKMGDAPPVEMDAISTGSLTLDHALGIGGVPRGRIIEIYGPESSGKTTLATQIIAEAQKLGGTCAFIDAEHAFDPTYAEKLGVNTDDLLMSQPDTGEQALEICDMLVRSGAIDVVVIDSVAALVPKAEIEGEMGASHVGIQARLMSQALRKITGTIKRTNTILIFINQIRMKIGVMFGSPETTAGGRALKFYASVRMDIRRIGAIKDGQEVTGNRTRVKIVKNKVAPPFRQAEFDIIYGEGVSSLGELIDLGLEHDVIQKSGSWYSYGEERIGQGREATKEWLKTNDDRREAVKQAVKIALGMMPDPDAPAPEAPETSVEEDELVDA
- a CDS encoding Rid family hydrolase; amino-acid sequence: MSRRTVTSGAEWEAVYGYRRAVRLGDVIAVAGTTAPGPDAYVQASAAFRIALDALAELGGRPEDVIRTRMFVVDMADAEAVGRAHAEAFGAHPPAATMLAVSALIAPDLLVEVEVDAVVKRDATP
- the dnaK gene encoding molecular chaperone DnaK; its protein translation is MGKIIGIDLGTTNSVVAVMEGNEPVVVPNAEGGRTTPSVVAFKKDGERLVGAPAKRQAITNPTNTIASVKRFMGRQFAEVSEEMKTVPYAVTKGDGGVARIEVDAAGDTKLYTPQEVSAMVLGKLKQTAEDYLGERVTEAVITVPAYFNDAQRKATKEAGQIAGLEVKRILNEPTAAALAYGLDKKQEDEVIAVYDLGGGTYDISILELGDGVFEVKSTNGDTHLGGDDFDQRLIDWIADEFKRTDDVDLRTDPMALQRLKEAAEKAKIELSAASQTTINLPFITATQEGPKHLTLDLTRAKFEQLVDDLVRRTIPPMEKALADAGLTKTQVDEIILVGGSSRIPRIQEVVKEFFGKAPNKSVNPDEVVAVGAAIQGGVLSGDVTDVLLLDVTPLNLGIETLGGVMTALIPANTTIPTRKSETFSTASDNQPSVEIHVLQGDRAMSVDNRTIGRFHLDGIPPAPRGLPQIEVTFDIDADGILSVSAKDKATGKEQSIRIEASSGLSEQEIEAMRRAAREHASEDAQRKESIDKLNQADSLIFSTEKNLAEYGDKIPAEKKAAIEAGVERLKEVHKNQDLDQLDSAIEQLNTAWSAASEDLYRAQQAEAEAGGAQAAADAQANGGATPAAEEADFEVVDEGDTN
- a CDS encoding L-threonylcarbamoyladenylate synthase; the protein is MRTLLTRDPDEAAAVLRRGGLCVLPTETVYGLAALAYDADAVRRVFEAKGRPSDNPLIVHLGEAAEADEVAHVTALGGDLLRAFAPGPLTVVLPARPGLPPAVTAGLGTVAVRVPLAPLARAVLRSTGPLVAPSANRSGRPSPTTWAAAAEDLDGRVDAILQGPPTTVGLESTVVDATGDVPLVLRPGAVTLDALEAQFPASRAVAAEAEQTRRSPGTRHRHYAPRAQVHLVAPGDASPSGDAAWIGLSPPPSGYALATVCPDVEAYARQLFDAFRRADAAQLSRIDAEAVPEVGLGVAVMDRLRRAAAG
- a CDS encoding NFACT RNA binding domain-containing protein, which translates into the protein MARKEPVFAEYDTHDIDGYEVLVGKTARDNDRLTFKVARPNDVWLHVGGGTPGSHVVVRTPEGEEVPRWVVKKAAELAVRHSKAKNATGKVDVHVCRACDVTKPRGAKAGSVQLRRYESVKVYPAST
- the pyrE gene encoding orotate phosphoribosyltransferase, which produces MTPADAIARDLLAVGAVSLRPDAPFTWASGRLSPVYTDNRLLLSVPDVRDRVAKAFLGALQALGGHVDAVSGTATAGIPHGALLADRARLPFSYVRGAAKGHGRQNRIEGRVEAGQQVVLVEDLVSTGGSVLSAAEALREAGAEVAAVLAVFSYGFAEADQAFGTAGVPLVTLTDFAALARAAQETGALGPDAWAVLRDWRDDPAAWSVARGGAG
- a CDS encoding competence/damage-inducible protein A, giving the protein MTGLLLTVGDEILLGQIVNTNAAWLGERLAEVGVDVLRSETVRDDVDAIVTAIDRATDDGAALIVVTGGLGPTHDDVTKEAVARAFGVGVTVRPDVLTWIENRYAARGRTMPAVGRLMAEVPDGFEPLHNPKGSAPGLWGTRDLDDGRRQIVAMMPGVPHEMKVLAEEAVLPRLAALQDAVVLSRTLLTAGKGESDLAAMIGEQVEGLPEGLTLAYLPGLGEVRLRITARGADREAAQHALDAATDAVRDGLGTLVYGEERTTLAAVVNEALRERGLRLAVAESCTGGAIASRVTEVPGASGVFQGGVIAYSNEAKTDLLGVPADLIEVEGAVSEAVALAMAAGARTRFGADIGVSTTGIAGPGGGTPEKPVGTVWLAYDDGVSTRAVCLQFTPDRATNIALSVTAVLNLVRRQLLRGA
- a CDS encoding phosphatase PAP2 family protein, with translation MRLVLSLIALTLTAPLAAQPAAVDTTALPPKTEPYEVGLLLSVYAWENPAVVVPLRVVNETAYPVYFGAAPALWAGAALADADLDPALRLTVAQAANFGVTFALKNLINRPRPYVAVEGVSARDRGHQGDEVFDPHSFPSGHTSTAFVIATSVSLSYPEWYVVLPAAAWAGTMGVARVWHGVHYPSDVLAGAAIGMATGAAVHFLMPDVFGDEAAAQPVRIVIPL
- a CDS encoding LacI family DNA-binding transcriptional regulator, coding for MSVTIHDVARRAGVSIATVSRVLNNTCKVREDKRLLVLEAARDLGYSPNPAALSLLNKKTGALGVLLPSVHGEFFSELLNTLDEAARENELILVISTSHRHEAEFQKAMQFLDKRVDGLIVMAPELDAPAAASILHTGAPVVFINTYAEGLPADVFNFDNYGGSRALTQHLLDQGHRKIALVLGPQTAGDAKERARGYRDAMAAAGIEDTDELEFEGGYDRKDGFVAAEAIVASTVRPTAILAANDYCAMGVVSALHTLGIAVPDEIAVAGFDGLMSAKYGVPPLTTARVSIGEIGARAVGRLVARLNGELPEGDFDHQVVPVDLVVRASTATPVSV
- a CDS encoding CDP-alcohol phosphatidyltransferase family protein → MLPAMKHVPNALTVGRIIAAPVCLYLLWTGTVWGQLAGAVLFILAAITDWLDGRLAREYGVSSRLGQFLDPLADKVLVLGAFFLIPFLEPIGTGLTAPAGAWLPWLAIGAIAARDVAVTVLRTVYERQGRSLATSTAAKWKTAWQLTFLITAFVFLAGRHLEAMGGALGALGQFLSAALVSPAALVFLVVTAAVTVYTGVLYFRSPTST